In Deinococcus proteolyticus MRP, a single genomic region encodes these proteins:
- a CDS encoding CdaR family protein — protein MSAPRTPRSTEAQPQGHALRRPQTREQMRRGLGHDWAAKLLALLAAFVLWFFASEDRRAIIDQTYDVPVNVRDNTDENAAETRAVTGLSPGTIKVTLSGRPERLRELRGEMIEAVVNVTDIAEGSFNQPLTVTAPGGTEVVRVTPDRVQGVVDTVQTRSLPVTVTVYAPDSTLMPRYQAQPAEVTVSGPSRAVNEVEQVIYAPVELQPGETRSVTLLPLDGDGQPVTDLTLSPATVRLTRAASDGQPSTALPVRLAPPPGGLQLTSARLSPEQVRVIGPADALEGLTELVGTAEYRTGSYQTEVRFEPPSGVQVLDRVTAQLEVRPQAAGTASPVTTTELFQSVP, from the coding sequence ATGAGTGCTCCGCGCACCCCCCGTTCTACAGAAGCGCAGCCACAGGGCCATGCGCTGCGTCGGCCGCAGACGCGGGAGCAGATGCGCCGTGGTCTCGGTCACGACTGGGCGGCCAAACTGCTGGCCCTGCTGGCCGCCTTCGTACTGTGGTTCTTCGCTTCCGAAGACCGCCGGGCGATTATCGACCAGACCTACGACGTACCAGTCAACGTGCGCGATAACACCGACGAGAATGCCGCCGAGACGCGGGCCGTCACCGGCCTGTCCCCCGGCACCATCAAGGTGACGCTGAGCGGCCGCCCCGAACGCCTGCGCGAACTGCGCGGCGAGATGATTGAAGCGGTGGTGAACGTGACCGACATCGCCGAAGGGTCGTTCAACCAGCCGCTGACCGTGACCGCGCCGGGCGGCACCGAGGTGGTCCGGGTCACGCCCGACCGGGTGCAGGGCGTGGTAGATACCGTGCAGACGCGCAGCCTACCGGTCACGGTGACGGTCTATGCGCCGGACAGCACCCTGATGCCCAGGTACCAGGCGCAGCCGGCCGAGGTGACGGTCAGCGGTCCCAGCCGGGCGGTCAACGAGGTCGAGCAGGTGATTTACGCGCCGGTCGAGTTGCAGCCGGGCGAAACCCGCTCGGTCACGCTGCTGCCCCTGGACGGCGACGGCCAGCCGGTCACCGACCTTACCCTTTCGCCGGCCACCGTCCGGCTGACACGGGCGGCCTCGGATGGGCAGCCCAGCACGGCGCTGCCGGTGCGGCTGGCTCCCCCGCCGGGCGGCCTGCAACTGACCTCCGCCCGCCTGTCGCCCGAGCAGGTGCGGGTCATAGGCCCAGCCGACGCTCTGGAGGGGCTGACCGAGCTGGTCGGCACCGCCGAGTACCGCACCGGCAGCTACCAGACCGAGGTGCGGTTTGAGCCTCCCAGCGGCGTGCAGGTGCTGGACCGGGTCACGGCGCAGCTGGAAGTCCGGCCACAGGCGGCAGGCACGGCCAGTCCCGTAACCACGACCGAGCTTTTCCAGAGCGTCCCCTGA
- the cdaA gene encoding diadenylate cyclase CdaA — MNPLPQLSLLPPLGLLDLADIALVAFVLYQGYQLVSGTRAVNLVRGIAVFLVVWFVAQLLGMVALSTLLGQVGTIGIFALVVLFQPELRAALERIGRPRLREDDGGGAVLQDISRAMERLAERKIGALIAIERGTPLGEIAASGVPLDARVSVPFLEALFARNAPLHDGGVVIQGNRVAAAGCLFPLQASDGTYRRYGTRHRAAIGLSEVTDAVVLVVSEERGSMRIALSGRLGPDLNITELREQLRVLVYDREVQSLSHFGDAPEPEAAADSGAAQAGQTSSGPAAVSQDGPQGTAAPPAPQASAAQVPTSQEQP; from the coding sequence TTGAACCCGCTGCCACAACTCAGCCTGCTTCCTCCACTGGGCCTGCTGGACCTGGCCGACATCGCTCTGGTGGCGTTCGTGCTGTACCAGGGGTACCAGCTGGTATCGGGCACGCGGGCCGTGAACCTGGTGCGCGGCATCGCGGTGTTTCTGGTGGTGTGGTTCGTGGCGCAGCTGCTGGGCATGGTGGCCCTCAGCACGCTGCTGGGGCAGGTGGGCACCATCGGTATCTTCGCGCTGGTGGTGCTGTTTCAGCCCGAACTGCGGGCCGCGCTGGAGCGTATCGGGCGGCCCCGGCTGCGCGAGGACGATGGCGGCGGCGCCGTGTTGCAGGACATCTCCCGGGCAATGGAGCGCCTGGCCGAGCGCAAAATTGGCGCGCTGATCGCCATCGAGCGCGGCACTCCTCTGGGCGAAATTGCCGCCAGTGGAGTGCCGCTGGACGCCCGGGTCAGCGTGCCTTTTCTGGAAGCGCTGTTTGCCCGCAACGCTCCTCTGCACGACGGCGGCGTGGTGATTCAGGGCAACCGGGTGGCCGCCGCCGGCTGCCTGTTCCCTCTGCAGGCCAGCGACGGCACCTACCGGCGCTACGGCACCCGGCACCGGGCCGCCATCGGGCTTTCGGAAGTGACCGACGCGGTGGTGCTCGTGGTCAGCGAGGAGCGCGGTTCCATGCGCATTGCGCTGTCAGGCCGCCTGGGGCCGGACCTGAACATCACTGAACTGCGCGAGCAGCTGCGCGTACTGGTCTACGACCGCGAGGTGCAGTCGCTCAGCCACTTCGGTGACGCCCCCGAGCCGGAAGCCGCAGCGGACAGCGGGGCAGCTCAGGCCGGGCAGACTTCCTCGGGTCCGGCCGCTGTGAGTCAGGACGGCCCGCAGGGAACCGCCGCGCCCCCGGCGCCACAGGCTTCCGCTGCCCAGGTTCCCACCTCTCAGGAGCAGCCATGA
- the yqeK gene encoding bis(5'-nucleosyl)-tetraphosphatase (symmetrical) YqeK: MASAPYLLDGLALQVARPQAIATPATETPLCSNLGELPQPAAAPQDLPAWMTAEWPRWAGEVQARVNPTRWEHVKRVALLAAQIAYAAGLDTRRAYAAGILHDLARDFGGEELLQLAPPECDLDERWPLAVHGRAARRALEALGFTDPVVLDAVEDHVTGPRPGHAVSACVYIADVSEPGRGVNSDIRELALQAPGAALAQAIGSKVRYLSGRGTEVHPRTLALYRWLEQEGHIPWAGETPA, encoded by the coding sequence ATGGCCTCTGCTCCCTATCTGCTAGACGGCCTCGCCCTGCAGGTGGCCCGGCCACAGGCGATTGCCACGCCCGCCACCGAGACACCGCTGTGTTCCAACCTGGGCGAGCTGCCGCAGCCGGCTGCCGCCCCGCAGGACCTGCCGGCCTGGATGACGGCCGAGTGGCCCCGCTGGGCCGGCGAAGTGCAGGCCCGCGTGAACCCTACCCGCTGGGAACATGTCAAGCGGGTGGCGCTGCTGGCTGCGCAGATTGCCTACGCCGCTGGCCTGGACACCCGCCGCGCCTACGCCGCCGGTATCCTGCACGACCTGGCCCGCGATTTCGGAGGCGAGGAGCTGCTGCAGCTGGCCCCACCCGAGTGCGACCTGGACGAGCGCTGGCCACTGGCGGTGCATGGCCGCGCTGCCCGCCGCGCCCTGGAGGCGCTGGGATTTACTGACCCGGTGGTGCTGGACGCCGTAGAGGACCATGTCACCGGCCCCCGGCCAGGGCACGCCGTTTCGGCCTGCGTGTATATCGCGGACGTGTCCGAACCTGGGCGCGGCGTGAACAGCGACATCCGCGAACTGGCCTTGCAGGCCCCTGGCGCCGCCCTGGCGCAGGCCATCGGGTCCAAGGTGCGCTACCTCAGCGGGCGGGGCACCGAGGTTCACCCGCGCACGCTGGCGCTGTACCGCTGGCTGGAGCAAGAAGGCCACATCCCCTGGGCCGGAGAAACCCCCGCGTGA